In one window of Hevea brasiliensis isolate MT/VB/25A 57/8 chromosome 10, ASM3005281v1, whole genome shotgun sequence DNA:
- the LOC131169877 gene encoding probable pectinesterase/pectinesterase inhibitor 64, with the protein MTAPTTTTSSRSKSKCLLFTIIASLLLLSLIVIILFFILHHKTSHSCSPKSSSSTLVPLANIQLACQPTQQPEICQASLSKSNLLPPNPTPLQIIQSALWVSSQNLSIAQSMLKSLLSAAAGNQNLTYAAKNCLEILGFSQYRISLSNDTLPLGKTKNVRAWMSAAVAYQYCCYGGLSFKGATRRKPMKRRRFLMI; encoded by the coding sequence ATGACAGcacccaccaccaccaccagcagcAGATCAAAATCCAAGTGCCTACTCTTCACTATCATTGCATCTCTCCTGCTTTTGTCTCTTATCGTAATCATCCTCTTCTTTATCCTCCATCATAAAACTTCGCATTCCTGCTCTCCAAAATCATCTTCAAGCACTCTAGTACCTTTAGCTAACATTCAATTAGCCTGTCAACCCACACAACAACCAGAAATCTGTCAAGCCTCTCTTTCTAAGTCCAATCTTCTCCCTCCCAATCCAACTCCACTTCAAATTATCCAATCTGCATTATGGGTCTCCTCCCAAAATCTCTCAATTGCACAATCGATGCTGAAGTCCCTCCTAAGCGCCGCGGCCGGTAATCAAAACCTCACTTACGCTGCTAAAAATTGTTTGGAGATTCTGGGTTTTTCTCAGTACCGCATTTCATTGTCGAATGACACTTTGCCACTTGGTAAGACCAAAAATGTTCGTGCTTGGATGAGTGCGGCTGTGGCATACCAGTACTGTTGTTATGGAGGACTCAGTTTCAAGGGGGCAACTCGCAGGAAGCCAATGAAACGAAGGCGTTTCTTGATGATTTGA
- the LOC110668029 gene encoding probable pectinesterase/pectinesterase inhibitor 51 encodes MRSFFPLFNSAFLSISMASLLSLSFLTLSLLLSFCSATSHHRNHLHKSKRSSSPTFTPPEILHACNSSTRFPDICASSFSNSKHVAQNPTSLQIVQSAISLSAINLLTAQSMVKSILANSTGNVNRTAVATNCLEELGNSQYRISSALNALPRGKNKDARAWMSAALGSHFGCWGGFKNVNDTSQTNETMAFLNTLTMITSNALSMLVAYDVYGNKTSSWTLPKTERDGFWEASGSGGNMGFSGGFPSNLTADVTVTKDGNAGSYKTVQEAVNAASDNQASQKFVVYIKAGVYNEIVRIPLQKKNVVLLGDGMGKTVITGSLTVNGSGISTYNTATVGVLGDGFMASGITFQNTAGPPTHQAVAFRSNSDLSYIENCEFLGNQDTLYAHSLRQFYKSCRIQGNVDFIFGNSAAVFQDCQILVSPRQQTPEKGENNAVTAHSRSDPAQSTGFVFLNCSINGTAEYMALYNRNPTVHKNYLGRPWKEYSRVVCINSFFEALITADGWMPWSGDFALNTLYYGEYNNSGPGSNLSKRVT; translated from the exons ATGAGAAGTTTCTTCCCGCTCttcaattctgcttttctttctATTTCCATGGCTTCTCTCCTCTCCCTATCtttcctcactctctctctcctcctctcCTTCTGCTCCGCCACCTCCCACCACCGcaaccacctccataaatcaaaacGATCCTCATCGCCGACTTTTACCCCACCTGAGATCCTCCACGCTTGTAACTCAAGTACCAGATTCCCAGATATCTGTGCTTCATCTTTTTCCAATTCCAAACATGTCGCTCAAAACCCAACCTCGCTCCAAATTGTTCAATCGGCGATTTCTCTATCCGCTATCAATCTCCTAACTGCACAATCAATGGTCAAGTCCATTCTAGCCAACTCCACCGGTAATGTAAACCGCACCGCCGTAGCTACAAACTGCTTAGAAGAGCTCGGTAACTCCCAGTACCGTATCTCCTCTGCGCTCAATGCTTTGCCACGTGGCAAGAACAAGGACGCCAGAGCTTGGATGAGCGCGGCTTTGGGTTCTCATTTTGGTTGTTGGGGAGGATTCAAGAACGTAAACGACACGTCGCAGACTAATGAAACGATGGCGTTTTTGAATACACTGACAATGATAACCAGCAATGCCTTGAGCATGCTTGTAGCGTACGACGTGTACGGGAACAAGACCTCCTCGTGGACCCTACCGAAGACAGAGCGGGACGGGTTTTGGGAAGCTTCCGGGTCGGGAGGAAACATGGGTTTCAGTGGCGGGTTCCCCTCCAATTTAACGGCGGATGTGACTGTTACCAAGGATGGGAATGCCGGGAGCTATAAAACGGTGCAGGAGGCTGTAAATGCGGCGTCGGATAATCAAGCCAGCCAAAAGTTTGTGGTGTACATAAAGGCTGGGGTTTACAACGAGATCGTTAGGATCCCGTTACAGAAGAAGAATGTCGTGCTCTTAGGAGATGGGATGGGTAAAACCGTAATTACAGGGTCGTTGACTGTGAACGGTTCCGGTATTTCCACTTACAACACGGCCACAGTAG GGGTTCTTGGTGATGGTTTCATGGCTAGTGGTATCACATTCCAGAACACAGCAGGACCTCCCACTCACCAGGCAGTCGCCTTTAGATCAAACAGTGATCTATCATATATTGAGAACTGTGAATTCCTAGGCAATCAAGACACTTTGTATGCTCATTCCCTTCGCCAATTCTATAAATCATGCCGCATTCAGGGCAATGTGGATTTCATTTTTGGAAACTCAGCTGCAGTTTTCCAAGATTGCCAAATATTAGTCAGTCCCAGGCAACAAACTCCAGAAAAAGGTGAAAACAATGCAGTCACAGCACACAGCAGGTCAGACCCTGCCCAATCAACAGGTTTTGTCTTTCTAAATTGTTCGATCAACGGCACTGCAGAATATATGGCATTATACAATAGAAATCCTACGGTTCACAAGAATTACTTGGGAAGGCCATGGAAGGAATACTCGAGAGTTGTTTGCATAAATTCTTTCTTTGAAGCTCTTATAACAGCAGATGGCTGGATGCCTTGGAGTGGTGATTTTGCATTGAATACACTGTACTATGGAGAATATAATAATTCTGGACCAGGATCTAATTTGTCTAAGAGAGTAACCTGA